The nucleotide sequence TAAATATGGGTGCATGCGTCTTGATATGCATCAACAGGTTACTTGATTATGGTTCGTAACGATTTCCGTCATGGGGGTGCCAGTTGTGTGGGTCGACCTCCTGGAATTCGTGTATCATTATTGGTCGGGCGTGTGCGCACTAGAGAACCTGACGCAGCCGAGGGCCGGTGTACAAGACGATTCCTCCTTGGTGCCCTGCTCGAAGGTCATGCCTTTGCAGTCGTAGATCAATAGTGCGGCAGCGGCCATGGCGCCGCTGCGGTCATCGGCGTGTCAAAGGCGGTGGCGGCGCCTATTGTGGAGTATACCGACATGGCCAACGAGTTCGACAAAATGACCGAGAATGACTAGAAGGTCAAGGGCGCCGATGATGCACGCCATCTCCGGCAACATGATGATGCACCGTCAATCTCAATGCCAATGCATTCGCCCACGGCTCGCTGGATCGCAGCACCAAGGCAGTTGCCATAGATCTCTTCCATTTCATGTATTTCTTATCTATCCATGTACGCAGTCATGTGTGTAAATTATAAGTAAAGTATTTCCTGTGTTTCCAATCCAAGTATTAATACATGTATATGcttatggaaaaataaaaaataaaacaaacaaacaaaactaAATCATTCATTTTAATTGCAAGATTTACATTAACAACATGCATATCATTAAGTACCGAACAATACAACAAAAGTAGACTAAATTAAAGACCAACATGCAAAAGACCAACATGCAAAATTTATTCAATGTGTACAGAAAATAACACCAAAACTTATCAACAAAGCGGGGGTCATCACATACAGTTTTCGTCCTACATTCGAATTAATCAGATGAAACAGAATGACAATCCAACATTACTATCATGTAGCCTACATTCAAATTAATCAAATAAAACAGAATGACAATCCAACATTACTATCACGTATCACGTTTCATCGTGGCACATGGACTAGCACGACAATGTGTACTTTTCATCTTGCAATATGTATCATTCATGGTGATAATAAATATACCTTTTCAAATTGCTTCTGTGTATGACTTGCCTTTTCGTGGGTACAAACTTACATTCATAGTTCGTAGAAGTGCAATATTTTAGGTCTAAATTCTCACAAGAAATGAAAATAATATGATACACATAACGTATCGAcgaggcgcggcgtgccgccgcgcacgGGCATAGGTAGTCAAGTATTACATCAGAACAAAGGTCGACACAGGCAGCGACTTTCCCAGTGTAATTATTAACAGTAGTGGTGAAAATTTTGATATTGGTCCTGAAAATCGTCTCTCTACATTCTGATTCTAAGTTCACACGTAAAGCAAAACCGAACATTATAAATCAAATAGCAACTACAGGCCACTTTTATTTGAGCTTCAGGCAACGAGAATAATAACTTCAGAACACGATTCCATTTCCAGACAAGCCACCCGCAGTTATACTCAAGAAGAACAGTTTCCCTACAGAGAGAGAATGTCAGCCTGCCAGGAAGCTTCTTGAAAATATGGGGAAAATACACATATATTCAAGAAGAAAGTCGACATCATGACTATTTAGACTTCATAATAATAAAAGTAGCAATACCTCCTGTCattctttcatttttttttcatGGAGAGTTAACCTGGGATGGTTGGGATGGAGGTTTGCTTCATTCCTTATGGCAACTACTGCAGCTTTTATTATGGCATCCCCGTTCTGTAGAATAACGTGTACATCTTTTAGATATGGGAGGTGCTCAAGTCCTAAGTAGAATCCATAGACCTTTGCCATTGATACAAAGAACCACAGCATAAGCTTCTCGAGCTTTGGCAATGCCCCTTCCTCAAACAGAAGGGTCCCTGCACCTTCACCAAAAGGATAATAAAGGAACTCCTTCAAACATCGGAATCCTCTGCCTTGCAAAACAAGCCTGTCTTCATGGACCGTGTTGGTATAAAGTCTCAGAGAAAGTAATGCAGACAGCTCTCCAAGTATGCCAAGAACCTCCTCTGTTATTACACTTAAATTGATGGCTAGGTCTGCAAGACTGGTGAGTGCTGGAGTAATCCATTTTGGCAGTTTTGATAAACAGTACTCGGTGCCCGTCCCAAATCTTTGGAGGTGAGTTGGAAGAGGAGACCAGGAATCTAATAACTCGAATAGAGATGAATTATCACCATTTATCCACACGGACTGGAGTTTGTAGCTGCCAAGCTTGCATAGTGAGGAATGAAACATCTCTGCATGACTCTTGTACTCTTGAGATTCTTCATCTTTCACGATGAACCGTACACGAAGTACCTTCAAATTGATCAGGCTCCCTAGCTCCTTCACTGCACCTACTGAACTCATGGTAATATCAAAGCCTGAGATCTCCCTTAAGTTTGTCATATTCCCAATCCCGATTGGTATCTTCCACTCATCTACGTAAGCGTAACCGAGTAGATGTTGTAGTTTCGTGAGCTGAACAATTCTAGGCGGCAAGTCTTTGATTGTTGTACCCCTTAAATCTAGCGTCTCTAGATCATGTAGCATCACAATTCTAGATGGTAGCTCCGATATACCTGTTCCGCAAAAGCTTAGGTACTTTAGCTGGAACAGGTTTTCCATACCATCCATATCATACTGTGCCACGCCCCGGCAATCTTCAAAATCTAGTACACGTAAAGCTTCAAACTTTGTTAGACTGGGCAAGTGTTTGATGCAACCTGATGCTGTTATTATAAGAGACCGGACATGGCTTAGATCTTTCCTTGCCAATTCATATGCAAGCTCCTGGTCAATGTCTTGGATCGATAAACGTCGAATAGAACACTGAGAATTTCCCCAAACAGTTTGACTGCCGTTCACCACAGTGATGAAATTTTCTTCAATGGATTTTGAAATGATAAGTTCAAGCATCATGTCATGAACTCGACAGGCACGAACCATCCCATCATAACCAATGCCCACTGGTTGGACCAGGTTTTTATTGATAAGCTCGTAAAAATAACTTTCTGCAACCTCTTGACAGCTCCTCCCACGCTCTTCAGAAATAAAGCCTTCCGCAATCCATTGCCTCACCAACCTTTCTCTGTCAATCACATAATCTTCCGGAAAATTACTTAAGTACAACAAGACGGTCTTGAGGTTTGGTGGAAGATCATTATAGCTCAAGGATAGCATGTTCCTCATTCCTTCTAGACTTTGGCTTTTGTTCAAGTCAGAACCAATTGATCTTTTTACCTTCTCCCACTCTTCTTTCACACGTGGTCTGTTTGCTAGTAGACCAGAAATACTGATAATTGCCAATGGTAGGCCTCCACACTTTTTCAAGATAGCTTTTGAAACTTCAATAAACATATTAGGGCAGCAATTCTCTGAGCCAAAGATTCTTCTGAAAAATAGTCTTTCAGAGTGAGGATCACATAGAGGTTTCATTTGATAGATCTGGTCATCAGGACCTGGACAACAAGAGCTAGCTACTTCCAATATGCGTGTAGTGGCTACAATTCTGCTAGAACAGCTGTTCTCTGGAAATGCACAATTGATAGCCTTCCATGCCACTATAGACCATATATCATCAATGATAACAAGATACCTGATAGATGTTAGTAGATAGCATCAATCAAGAATGATATTGTGTATTCTTTCTTGTACTCAAACTATAGTGAAGTAGGGCATCATACTTAATGTAGCTTATTGTCCAAATATATCATGCCAATTTCAATGAAACTGTAATCCTGTGCATCACTATTTTCTTTCATTTTCCTGTCAATAGATTATTAGTGAAGAGAAGTTGAACTAATATTGTGAACTCTTACTAGGCAGTGGAGATGTGATGTACGACTCCAACTATGANNNNNNNNNNNNNNNNNNNNNNNNNNNNNNNNNNNNNNNNNNNNNNNNNNNNNNNNNNNNNNNNNNNNNNNNNNNNNNNNNNNNNNNNNNNNNNNNNNNNNNNNNNNNNNNNNNNNNNNNNNNNNNNNNNNNNNNNNNNNNNNNNNNNNNNNNNNNNNNNNNNNNNNNNNNNNNNNNNNNNNNNNNNNNNNNNNNNNNNNNNNNNNNNNNNNNNNNNNNNNNNNNNNNNNNNNNNNNNNNNNNNNNNNNNNNNNNNNNNNNNNNNNNNNNNNNNNNNNNNNNNNNNNNTGAGATAGCATTAATCACTTGCCTCTGTTAACTCTTAAGCGCGGGCACACACACATTGTCATTTAAATTACTCATTTTCTTGTCCTAAGCATTTTTGTGAAGTTTCGGAACAAAAGTTGTGACATTATATTTCATAACAACCTATAGATACATCAAACTAGTATTTTGTTCCACTTGTGTGAAAAGTGAAAACTGCTAATTAATAGCCTGATATTTCTACAGGTCACGAGATAATACACACTGTTCATGGTCCATTGCAATTCATTATGTGAAaaatagaagtagatgcagaaaCAACTAGCTAAAATAATTTCCCACAAAAAAACTAGCTAAAATAATGACTGCTTAGAACAAGACATATTTGATGAAACAATAACCCAGGAATTACCTCTTCTCTTTTAAAAGTTCTCTTAGCTTTGCAATGGATTTCTTTTCATCCCAAGTATCCATATCTTTTGTGAATTCAGCATTGCAAGACACCTGTGAGATTAAATCCTTGATGATTTTCTTTGTATCTGGCTTTTGCGAGACCGACACAAAAGCATGACAATCAAAATGCCCTTGAATCTTGCGGTAGACTTCATTCGCCAGCGTTGTCTTTCCCAATCCACCAAACCCAACAATCGACAACACCCTGCGATGATGCTTGTTTTCTTCTTCCAACATCCACTTGTCAAGCTCGTCTCTTGGACCATCAATGCCAACAAGGTGTGCCTCCTCGGCGAAAAGAGCAGCCAACCGGGGATCCACGGTGGTTGTATGGACCGGGGTGCTAGAAGCAACATCATCCAGCTTGTAGCTGGTCTTGAGCTCTTTCACTTCGTTGATATGAAGCTTCAGGTCATCGATTTGGCTGGCAATCCCACGCCGAGCTCCAAGCGTCTTTAGACGCCGAGCAGTCTTGCGGAAGTACTCCTTGAAGCCGCCATCATGACTCTCACCATTGCCGAGGTGGCGAATGAACTTGTCGAAAAGATCCTCAGTATCATAGGCCAACTCCCTCACCAGCGATACCCATTGCTTGACCTGGTCATCAGGGTCCTCTAGCTTGGCGTACTTCTGTAGAGCGGCATGCATGCTGGTAAACTCTGTCCGGAGGGAGCGAATCTCACGGCGGACCCTTTTGAGGCGGCCGCACTCATTGGCAAGCAACTCGGAGAGCTTCCCCAGCAAGGGACCCATCGCGCCTAGTGCAGCGGTCACCGCAGGCGCCATCGATCCCTCGTTTGGGTCTCTGTTTGTGTATCACTTTGAGTGGAGAGAACTCAGATAACTGCAGAACAAAGGGGATGGCAAGCTGCTGTCATTTACTCACCTAACGATGGCTCAACAATCTTAATTTACAAGTAGCTAGCCTATCTACGAGAAGCAACTGGGAATCAAGGAAAACATCAGCAGAACCCGATCGAGCAAAAACATGAGcagaaggaatggagcaaagcatGAGCAGCACAACACTCATACCTGATGAAGCCCGCGAGCTCCCCGCAGCCTCCGCGTGGGTAGAATTACTATTGTGAAATCAGTGCTCACCACAGTCCACATGCACCATGGATTCCTCTTCACTCCATCACTCCATCGATTCTTGTCTCTTCACTCTATCCCTCGTTTGGGTTTCTGTTTGTGTATCACTTTGAGCGGAGAGAACTCAGACAACTGCATGAACAAAGGGGATGGGAAGGTCGAGTCTGTACTAGATGGAAGCTGCTTTCGTTCACTCACCTAAGGATGGCTCAACAATCTTAATTTACAAGTAGCTAGCATCTCCACGAAGCAAGCCGGAAACTGCGTTAGCGAATTAAGATCACAGGACACTAAAGAAAATCGAAGGAAAATAACAACCCTCAATCATGCCCACTTGTACATTTAATTAGAGTTGTTCATTTGTTCTTACGCTACTGGGTGCGAGTACGCTCATCGCATCCTAATACAATATTGCAACCGAGGCCCCCAGCCACTTGCCCACTTGTACATTTGATTAGAATTGTTACTACCAAGGTTAGTGCGAACAATGGCACAATGCCAATCTCATCCTAATAGTATAATATTGCAACCGAGGTTCCCCATAGTTAATGGAATACTAGCTCCAGATTAAAACATTATGGACCTCTTCATCCTCTGTCAAGCCGTCCGGCTGTGGGCTTGGTGATGAGGGCGCCGGTGACAGTGAATCATGTTAGAACTATAAACGTAGAGATAAGGAGAGATAGAGATAAACTAGTCTAAACACATAATATATTGCCTTGTACTCCAAACTTTTACCCCTCATGTATTTCTATACATAGCCCATCCGAGGGTCAGTTCAATACAACACAATATTATCATCCTACATTTTTCACATGGTATCAGAGCGGTTAGTCTCACGATCCGATCCTAGATTTTCCCACCATTTCCGCACCGCGCCGCCCCCGGGGAGATTAATCTCTTCTTCCCGAGGGCGCGGCATCTGATCTGGTCAAAGATTAGATCAGTTTCATAGACTAGAACGGTTCTATACATTAGTTCAAAATTTTCAGCTTCATAGATTAGATCCTATTTAGCCACAATAAATCCCACAATTAGATCAAATTCTGGTGAAAAGTTGTGCAGAATCGACATCAGGTTAATGTACACGGTTGTGCGTGCGTGCGGCAACGCATGGGGCACGAGGTGGACATCCGCGTCGCAAAGACCAGTTCGTCTGCACCGATCAGGGACGACGGCTTGCAACGACGACCAGCGCCATGTGCGCATGGGCTCTACATTGACAATCCACCCAGCAGTGCGCCGCACGGCTGCAGTCCATCGGCAAGAGCCTACAGCCTCATCGACTCCATGGCCATGCACGCATCGAGCAGCAAGAACACGGCCGTGTGCACATGCATGCGTGCGTGGCAACACTGGCCACGGGCCTGACTCGCCATGATGAACATGTGTATGTGCATGGCACGAGCCGTGGACTCCAACCACGGCCATTCTGCAGGGTCGACCGGCAACGTGGGCGCCTCGCCGCTGTGCGGACACGCGCGTCCGATCACGGGAGGGCGTGGCTCGCACGTAGAGAATTCGATCTGATCTACAGTGGTTCGCAGGCTTATGCGCCAGAGTCCGCTCCATAAGATCTGCAGCTACCACGGTACGTACATGACGGCTACACGTCCGGCTACACCGAGCCGAGCATCGCACGACCAAGGCCAACAACAATTCTTCACCGAGCCGACCGATCTGCACTGCATCAAGCCGATCTCCACCGACCCCGCGCCGCTTCGTCAAGCTGTCCAACTACGCCAGGCTACGAGCCAACATACTTCCTCGGCACGGCACGGCATCGACAACTTCGTCGCCACGAGGGACGCCTTCAATGCGGCGCATCATCGTTGACAAGTCACTGCAACCCCATCACCGACACTTCAACGCCAAGGTCTTCATCAACATGGTCCTCATCAACATCTTTGTAAATACACCGCCACCACCTTGTCCACAAGATGGACACCTAGCGTCCTCCGACAGAATTTTCTGCAAGACGCGACCACAACGACGGCAATGACCGCGTCACGACGacggcatcgaccgcgtcatccaCGACGGCACGACTGCATCGACATGGTGTCACTACAGTGACGACCCTACACGGCCGCACAGTTctggcaaaaccgatgtgtgctcgatgggcttcctccggtcttggcaaaaccggtggactcatcgccgacggcaccctctgacatccgcaaggtgcatCGTCCACGTCTGCAGCTCCGTCATAGTGCATTTTTTTGCACCTCCGGCTTTATGCGGTTTTATCATCCACGACGACCACACCATCGATCATGACTACCTCGACCAAGGCTGCATCAACATCGACACACACGACCACATCTACATCAACACATCGGCGACAACTCCAATCAACAGCGTCCGCGTCGTCACCAGCATCCACGCCACTCCCGCTGTGACTGCGGGAGAGAATAGAGGAAAGACAAGGGGGGCACCAGAAGGGGACGCAGTCACCACCCTAGGTGTCGACCTATCAGAGACTAATGACGATGGCGCAGCGGAGAAGATGACGGAAGCGCAAGACTTCAAATTCAGTCGTAATTATCCGCTTCCCTCCCGCTATgactgagggggaatgttagaaaTATAAACGTAGAGATAAGGAGAGATAGAGATAAACTAGTTTAAACACATAATATCTTGCCTTATACTTCAAACCTCTACCTCTCATGTGCTATAAATATAGCCCATTCGAGGGTCAGTTTAATACAACACAATATTATCATCCTACATTTTACACAAACCATAATAGTGACGGACCCAACAACATTACAGGCAACTACTTTTCCATAAACATGCTCATGTGTACAGCAATATCGAGACAATCCAAGTTTACTACAACCT is from Triticum aestivum cultivar Chinese Spring chromosome 1B, IWGSC CS RefSeq v2.1, whole genome shotgun sequence and encodes:
- the LOC123085419 gene encoding disease resistance protein Pik-2 — encoded protein: MAPAVTAALGAMGPLLGKLSELLANECGRLKRVRREIRSLRTEFTSMHAALQKYAKLEDPDDQVKQWVSLVRELAYDTEDLFDKFIRHLGNGESHDGGFKEYFRKTARRLKTLGARRGIASQIDDLKLHINEVKELKTSYKLDDVASSTPVHTTTVDPRLAALFAEEAHLVGIDGPRDELDKWMLEEENKHHRRVLSIVGFGGLGKTTLANEVYRKIQGHFDCHAFVSVSQKPDTKKIIKDLISQVSCNAEFTKDMDTWDEKKSIAKLRELLKEKRYLVIIDDIWSIVAWKAINCAFPENSCSSRIVATTRILEVASSCCPGPDDQIYQMKPLCDPHSERLFFRRIFGSENCCPNMFIEVSKAILKKCGGLPLAIISISGLLANRPRVKEEWEKVKRSIGSDLNKSQSLEGMRNMLSLSYNDLPPNLKTVLLYLSNFPEDYVIDRERLVRQWIAEGFISEERGRSCQEVAESYFYELINKNLVQPVGIGYDGMVRACRVHDMMLELIISKSIEENFITVVNGSQTVWGNSQCSIRRLSIQDIDQELAYELARKDLSHVRSLIITASGCIKHLPSLTKFEALRVLDFEDCRGVAQYDMDGMENLFQLKYLSFCGTGISELPSRIVMLHDLETLDLRGTTIKDLPPRIVQLTKLQHLLGYAYVDEWKIPIGIGNMTNLREISGFDITMSSVGAVKELGSLINLKVLRVRFIVKDEESQEYKSHAEMFHSSLCKLGSYKLQSVWINGDNSSLFELLDSWSPLPTHLQRFGTGTEYCLSKLPKWITPALTSLADLAINLSVITEEVLGILGELSALLSLRLYTNTVHEDRLVLQGRGFRCLKEFLYYPFGEGAGTLLFEEGALPKLEKLMLWFFVSMAKVYGFYLGLEHLPYLKDVHVILQNGDAIIKAAVVAIRNEANLHPNHPRLTLHEKKMKE